agaaaaaaatttaatatgGCACGCACATTTTTGCACAACTCACAAATACAATCAGTTTTCTTGTAAGTCTCTTCACATACATGGTTTACCTTGCTACTGGAAGAGACTGGCATTTTTAATAGAACAGTAGAAAACTGGTACATTATAAAAGTGAATTATGactatatgcatatattttcagtGCATATTTCAAGAAACTAGTGAAATCAAGTGCTACACGGACAGTGGAAACTTGACTTCTATCTGAAAGGGAAAGATAACCTCTAAAGAATCACCTTTTCGTTGTAATTAAAAAAGTGATCCAAATAAAATAATTCCTGCACAGCTCCATGTTTATCTGTTATAAAACCAATGCCAAAAATGGAAACAACTCAAGTGCAGGACAAAAATTCCTCTTTAGTTATTCCAATAAAGTGATGGTCATGGGATGACCATCATGGTCATTTGCCATTtggcaaaaggaagtagtaccaaggaaggaaagaagagacaaaTTAGATAAATATACTGTCACTCAAAGGTTTGCGATGACTCTTTAATGCCACTATCTCTTTAGAGCACATAAAAGCTAAATAATGGTCAGAGGGGGACAGGATGACTGATTTACTGTTCTAGGTttcatttatttggaaatacaTGCACACAATACTGTATTAGCTATTTCATGAGTTCTCTAGTAGGTCTCTGAAACTACCGTTGATTGCATCTTTGTTCTCTACAATTCAAGTAGAATAATACATTGCTGATGCTGCCATCTGGGAAGCAATAAATGCAGTACAAATGGAAATCCAAAGAATGCAAGTGTTGCATTCCTCACTATGCAAGGCCTTTTTGGGCAGCTTATCCCATATAGTGGTGGCAAACAGATTCTCACTTTTCTCTGCTGTCCAAGAAATAGAGTACCTGCCAAAATTCAGTAAGAGCCAGTATCCTTACCCAGTAGTGAAGATCCAAAACGCTTCAGAACAGGCCCACTCTTAGCAATGCTGAGAAAAGCATAGCCGAGAAGAGATCGGTTGAGTAACGGAGTTCACCCCCAACTTCTTTTGTCTTCCAATGTGACGGAAGGCCTCTTCTCATAGGAGTCACAATTTAACATTGCACACAAAGACAGCATGAGCCTTCTTATGATGCTAAAGTTTCAACAAGGTCTTTCTAGTTCTTTTCACCTACAATCTGCAACGCTTACTTTACCTGTTCCCCTTCTCCTCACTTCCAGGCCtctttcagaagcatttttgtGCACAATATAACTGATTCACTATACTGCTGTTTTGCATAAGATTTATCTTATTCCTTACAGGCAATACTGCACTTCATTTCAAAAAGGATGCACGGTCATTTTATTAGTATAGCCTGTTCTGAAAGACATGGCCAGTGGCCCAGAGGCTGAATATTTCTAATACCCACATTAATGTCTAATACCACAGGCAGGAAGGAGGCAGTTAACTAGCTGGTAAAAGGCAGAAAGCAAATGTGAGGGAGAGCATACTACCAGCATTATTTCCAACAATATGAAGCGTTCAGGCTAAGGAGTATTGTGAAAGGATACAAAGTACCGTTAGGTCCAAGTCACTTCGGGTTATATTAAAAGTGTTCATTCATTTGAGCATTTAGCTTTGTTGTTCAGCATGAATAGTACCTTAACAATAAAATCCTCATTTTAACTTCAGCTTGTCACCCATAACTATTACTTTTTATAAAACGTTTTGAGTTCTCAAGTTCCCCGAGAGTGTATTTATCTGATTAAAACAAGGACAAGATAGACTTAAGGACTGAAATTTACTAGGAGAAAAACCTTCCAGATACGACTAGATCAGACTAATGCCAGATAATGAATTGATAATCTTAATTGATATGGGAAGCTACTGCAGTGGTAATACCATAAACTTGGTGTATTAtattttactgttaaaaatagTAGATGTTTACACACATGGTATTTTGCTCCATATTTAACTGCTGCCTTGAGCTTAGTAAGACTGTacaacagctgccacagaagAGTGGTGAACTGTAACCTAATACCTCTAAGTCAGCTTTGGCCTCATCAGTTCTCAATCAGAAAACCAAAGAAGGGGAAGAGTTAGAAGCAATTGTATCTTACACTGAAAAGGCAATAGCTCACACTTTCCCAAGTTCTTCTGGCTACAATTAAATGAGAAGACAGCAACTTAAGAGTAATTTTCTCAAAATCCAACAAAACAGTTTCGattatttgaataaaatcttCAAATATTTGCCTGAAATTTGATAACTGACTTGGTAGATCAAAGTGTTTATGCTTAGATATGACTGAACATCTAAATGTGGTTTTGTATTTTagttcagaaggaaaagcaaCCAAGAAGTTACCTTCGTATTCCCTCCCGCAATGCATTGAGGGAAACACagttactaccaaaaaaaaaaaaaattatgtggcATTTTCCCACTACTGTGGGATTTTCCTTACATACAAGATCAGAAATACACTTCAGTCCTGACCTGCAAAAGTACTTCTTAGCCCTATCTTGGTTTTCTCTTAAGGAGACAGTGCCACCACATTCAACTGTGTAAACAGAGCTGTCCACCAGGGACTAGGATAAGGTCAAATTCTTTTCTAGTTGTCATCAAAACTACGATGTGAATTAAGCCTCCAAGAACATATTAGTTGAGTAACACACAAAACCCTCTCTTAAAGGTTCCCCACCACCAGCCGTAATCAAGCTACAAGGATGGATTTATAAAAGAAGCCTCTACAGGCACAACAGGTTGGACATAATGAAGCACTGTTTCTATAGTCCTCTAGCTACCAACCCGAAAGGATGCTTCACCGGTAGCAATGATTGGAGAACACTTCTCCTGAGACcaaagaaaaagtaattcaaCTCCAGCTGGTGAAAACTAATATACAGAAATGGTTGTTTTATAGACCCTTTAGTTTCATATTACAAAAATGAATCAAGACTACAATAATTCAAAAAAGTCTTAGTGCAAAAAACAAATAACTTTCTGGTGTTATTCACAATAAATTCCCCAATCTTTCCGATGAACACAAAATACAAACTGATAGCAAGCTATTTAAACATTTGTTGTCTCTTTCCTTACTGCTCTATAagtaagggaaagggaaaaattaatggttggtattttacaaaataaggGCTTCAAGAATACAGAGGAATTCCCGATTAAAGAAAACCAGCAATTATCATCTAAAAAAATACTTAAGTTGTAAAGTTACGTAGTGCTTCAAGATGAGCCTGCATAACCTTATTTCTTGTGTATTATCACTATCCACCTTAAAAAGGTGGATTTCGGATACTGCAGAAGGGCAAAGAATTTTGAAGAGGCTCACTCAGAGACCAAAACAAAGCTGACAAGAGTTTTACCCACCTCATTCCACTGAGGTTGAAGAACAGAGAATACTCCAGCCAAAAAACCCTTTCCCTAAGCTCCACAGCATAATAGATAAACCAGAGCGCTGTTGTAGCGGCTGACTGAGAAGAACCATACCAGGAGAGTTCTTAgttgagaaaaaaagagatgttgACCATCTATGAGACAGGCTCGATAACCTGTGCACTCTGAGTTTCATCCAAAATACCTATTTTCAGCTAAGCAAATCAGATTGTGAGCAAGCAGTGAGATTACTAGACTCCAAACACTGTATGAAAAAAGATCCCATCTTGCACTCAGCATACAGTAAATCTTAGGCTAAGTGTTTAGTCAGTACCtcaagcacctttttttttttttggtcaggaacCTAAATGAAATCCACTCCCTTAGTTTTATAGTATTTTGTACTTGCTGCTGATAGTAAAGACTGCTTTAGAGTATTTTGTACTTACTGCTGGTAGTAGAGACTGCATGTTCTGGTTGGAGTCAGCTATAGTGGCTAGGTAAACCAAGTTTGTATGCAGCATCTGCTGGTATCTATCAAAGTGAACAAAACAAGACAGATTTTAAGAAGTCATGAATACAGTAATATTAGAATTTACTCAACTCTACACACGTAAATAAAGTTACTATGCAAAACAAGGTTCAGAAGACACACGAGAACATTTAGGAATCCTGAGCCTTTGCCAACACTCCCCTATTGCCTAGCTTTTGACAATTTCTCTGTAGGAAAGATACAGCCACAGTTTTGACAACTATCTTTCTATGATAATCTAAAGCAGAGTAATACTGTTCTTGCCTATTTCACATCCTGCCCCAACATAAATCACCAGGAGATATGCAGACTGTAAGCATGTGTGTGGCTGTTTAGTACAGTTTGTATCACAAGCATTAcggaaagacaaggcagctcctctTGTTATGTCGCCAGATGGAAGATACTATACACTTATGTGAACCACGACCAAGAACAGTGCAAACATTTTAACAGGACCCTGAGCTTCAAAGATTTGCTAtggaattattttttctgctacAGAATCACTTCCCAGAACATCTAGCCCACATTTGTAAGAATAACCTCCAAAGCAGGAGCAGACTATGGACATGTAACTACAGTATCAAGGAATCTGCAAACCTGTTCCACACTCTACTCCtatcaataaaagcaaaaataaataaaaatacctaCCCCACAGACCACCAGTCACCTTAGGAAGAGACTCAATAGGACTGAGACGTCCCATCTGGCACATGATGGAATATTTGTCCAAATATTGTGTTAAAACTATATTATACTATGATATCTTTGAAGGTTTGAGAAACAAACTACCTCCTTCCCAAAGTGCAATTATGATACAGGTAAAAAAAGTCTCTATATTTTGGTTATGCAGTCCCCATAATTGGGAGCATGCTATCAACCTGCAGTAGTCAAGTTACAACTTTTTAGCGATAGAAGTGATAGTcatattgcaaagaaaataaatcataaatgTAATATCTGCAGCAATAGTTTTATATTCATAGTAGCATAGTTCTCCTAGAGTCTAAACAAATCAAGAACTGCAGTCTAGATGGAAATTCACCCAGTTTACAGTAGATCTGGATTAATGTCTTACTGAGAGCATTCAGATGTCTTTCCTTTGTTCTGATAGTCCATTATACACTGAATAAGGTGGTTATTTTCATCCAACATCTGAAACGACAAAAAAGTTTAGAATAAGTTTCATGCTTTTTAGGGAAAGAAACTGATGACGAGTTTGATTCTTGCTCCTACTTCTTTTTAAGCAAGTGTTctaaaaagctttatttcaacCAATTATTTATAGAACCTATTTTGCTAccatctcccccttcctccctctcagtTTTCAGTTGAAAACTGAAAACTCATTAATTCAAGATGTTGCTGAGTTCCATaagcaggaaaaataatataCTCTGGTCTCAGAGCTGCACATCCCTACACACACATCCTCTTAATCACTCCCTTGCACTCTGGTCAGACAAGACACAGCAGAACTATGGCTAGTCTGAGCTACCAGCCAAATTATCCAGGTTAAttgaactaaacaaaaaaatttacAGCCAAATGGAAAACTTCACACTAACTTTTTCCTGCATTTTGCCCTCAGTGGAGGGCTAGTTTAAGATCTCTTTTGCAGCTCCTGAATTTCACAAAACCGGTAGGGTCTTAATTATCTCCCTTCCAAACACGGCTGAAATTAGAAAGCAGGCTTATGACTCTGAAAGGGAAGCACAGACACCATAATTACAGCATCCTCAACTCTGTAAGAAtctaacataaaaacaaacaaaaaacctattaaaatatttattttttcttccaaataaccTATCTTTAATATGAAAAAGGTACAGATTCAGAGACCTCATACAGTCCACTCAAGACTTGTATCCATGTAAGAACTAATAAGCCAATAAACCAAGTCTTCCTAAACTTAAACCAGTAACTTGCCAGAATTGACAAGAACAGTCAGTAAGCAATCGTCCTTGCCTAAAATTGCTAGACCTGGAAACACTGTCCTTAAGCAACAGACACATACAGAACTGCAATGTTTCGAACATCCGTCTGAACTCCAGAAACTAGGAAGAGATGTACTTCCATGCTCTAAAGGGGCTTGCCGACCCATATACACCCATATACAGACACACTTCACGTGTACTAACATCAAGTTCTGTAAGAAATACAGTAGCTACtttcaccagaaaaaaatgaggaaaaaggagcaaatatgtaaataaataaaatatatgtatgtatgtctatatatatatatatagacaaatACAAGTCTGTTTCTCATATACAACAGACAGCGCATTTGTAAAGGGAGCCTTGGATGAAGGCTCTCATCAGAACACTTCCATCTTCCAGTGGAAGACAGCATATACTTAAAGGGAGTAGATCATCAGACTTCCAGTTAGATGATTccattccctttcccctccccctctcaGGTAAGCCAGATCTCtttggagagggggaaaaaaaatgctagggccaggaagaaagtaaataaaatggaatACAACTATAGCCTAGACTAGGCTGCAGGCACTGTTTTATAACGTTTTCATCAAGCAGTTACCGATAAAGAATTGAAATAGTTCTCTGAAAGAATTATAAGCACCTATCACCAAGAAAGAATCTTAAGTTTCCAGCCAGATGAAGACACCTCCAAGGCTTCCAACAGCTTAGGAACACTACAAAAACTTGTTAGCTATACCTATACTAGGATTTTGCAAGCATGGCAGCATCAAATCAACGGTAGGCCtacagcacaagaaaaaaaaaccttaagtgcCTACATTCTTTATATGCATCCCAGTGAACTGAAGTCTCTACTACCTACTGGTAGGCAGCTCAGTGGGCGTGTACTTTTTGGCTATGCTTCTCAAGCACAGACTACTTCTGCTCCACTACTGCAGAGGTCTGCATCATAACTCTGAGGTCTTCTTTGAGGTCCTGATCCCTACAACTTTGACACCTTGCTGACATCCTTGTCCTCTAATAAAGTCAGCACCTGATTTATCTAAATGGAAGGCATCTCCTCCTACAGGAGGAGCTGACGGCCATaaattaaaacagatttcagaTCACGATTTAAACTGAGGACAGAGAGGGTCTAAAGTTAGGTTTCCAAATGTTACAGAGTCAGCACTGAACTTCAGTGTGCTCTTTTGCCTCTGCCAATGCGACATATCGTTAATTATTACAAGTCCTAAACACGCTTTCTCTCGTTGCTTTTGGCAAGTTAGCTTGCTTCCTCCCACAGGAGCCTAGACGGACGCATCCCAAGTCCCTGCCATCAGCTCTAGCCACAGCCTTCCCCCATAACAGCACTttagagggttttgtttggggcaGGGGTAGGGGAATTAAAAGGTAAGCCAAATCTGGGAGTCTCTGCTCACCCCACGGAGAGAGAGATCACATTTACACAGggcttagcagcagcagcagcaggaccgcGGCGTCACTTGCAAGCACCTCTCACAGGAACGGCTTCGCCGACTTCTTCGTTCGCCCCAGGTGCCGCGGGCGAAGCGTACTGAAGGGCTGACTCGCGCTTGCCACACGGCCGCCGGGTGCCGTGTCCccccgggggcgcgcgggggcgcgcAGGGGGGCCGGGGcaaccgccgccccgcgcgcgcgcggcctccccgcgccgcgcccacCCCACGGCGAACACCcgtgggcggcggcagcggcggcgccgccccgcgccccccagaACAAGTGGCAGAgcgcagcggggcggccccgcgcccaccGACCGCTGCGCGGGGTCGGACCCCGCCGCGCcacagcccggccgccgccagcgcggcccggccgccgccgccccgccgagggGCTTTGGGCGCCCCGGGGCCTCGCCTCCACCCCCCTCCGCGCACGTCCCGACGCcaggaagcagccgcagcccccggggccgggccaggccgggccgagcCCCTCCTCTCTCGCGCCCTCACCTTCTGGATGGCGGCCGGCGTGATCTCGCCCTTCCCCCGCTGCCTCGGGGCCGCGAACGCCACCGACATGTCGGGCCGCTGCaaggaggggccgcccccgccgcccgcccgctcacGCGCCCCGCGCAACCAACAGCAGCGGGAGGCGGCAGCGATCCGGGAAGAACGCGctgcgccgggggggcggggcgagggggcggcTGCCCATCGGGCCAGCCCATCTCTACCCCGCCGGGGAAAGGTGAAAGGGGGAAGGGTATTCTTCCTCCCTCTCCGGCACGGAGAGGGAGAGTCGATAAGGCGGTGGCCGCCTCCCTGggtttcagaaaagcaaaaggagcaaGAATCGGCGCCGCTCCGTTTAAATGTGGCCTCCGTCAGTCACGAGGCCTTTTTGGCTACCCCTTTCCCTTCCTGGCGTTGGTACGTTCCTGCTCAACGCGGCTCCGCGCCGGACAGGCAGCGAAGTGGTACGgccggcgagggggggggggcggggaagaggagggggaaggggagcgcTTTAGCGCTCACGTTACAGGGGACGCACTCCGGCTGTGCCGAGGAACGCGctctcctccccccgccacccgcgGCCGCGCTGGTTGCGCCCAGGCGGTGCGCTCTGGCGGCCGTGTGAGGCGGCGGGGGAAGGCGGCGCGGGGGAGCGCTgtgaggcggcagcggcggcagcggcgggtccTGCGCTCGTTCAAGTcccgggcgaggccgcggcgaCTTCGGTGTGGCACCGCCAGAGCCTCTCGCGTGGGGAGCCGGAGCCGCAGCCGCAGGCCTGGGCATGCGAGGCAGGGGAGGTGCCGCTGGGACGTTTTTGCCGTTGGCGGTGGCACGTGCCGTTTGCCCAGTAGTGTTCGCGCTGACGTTTCCAGGCTTCTGGTGGTGTTTTTTGCTGTCAAGTCATTGCCAGAActggcaggtttaaaaaaaaaaaaaagtttaagagcaGACCCTGGGGCTGtatactcccccctccccccccccgccagcccagcCAGCTTGTGTGTGATTAAGTTTCCCTACTGACCTCCCCGGCCACAGCTTCTCTGTCATGGAAACGAAGCCGAACAAGGAGAAACAAGTGCTGCTACGACTTTTAATAAATTATAGACGCTAAAATTGCTGAAAGcagccttgatttttttcagtgctgcctttggaGGGATCTCTGGGGCTTCACCACATATTCTGATACACAAGTTTGCAAAGTCTAAGGCTGTTCTTTACAATAGTAAGAGTTTCAAAGGTAATggcaaagaaaagtagaaaatccCAAACTAAAACTTCATAAATCTGCTTTTTCCCAGGCACGTCCCTGGCCTGCCTGGATGCTGTTTAGTGCTGTGCTGTAGGCCATGAATGCTGCATCTCCTTCCTGACGTATTGGGCAGTGACCTTCAGTATCTGATTTGCGCTCTGGTCCTTGACAGAAATGCCTGCTCCTGTGGCTGATGGGACACTGCTCTGTTGCATGACGCCACACAACAAAATGTGAATATTCTCCCTTATTCTGCGcgcttctctctttccctctctcagcTGTTGCTGGCTCAAGTCCCTGGCTCTTCCCTCCAGCCCTAGCCTTTTTGGTTACAACATATATTTGTAAGTGGCATCCTCGGCCACCCTGTggctgtgcagctgcttcccaaCTGGCATGCTCTCTCCTCCGACTGTTTCTAGGCTGGCTTGtttccccagccccatggagaTTGCTCTTCCTGGCTCTGTTATCCTAGGATTGACTGTGACTGCCCATCATcccctatttttttcccccttgacaACCAGTTCCCAGGCTTCTGTCTCCAAACTGTTCTTGCATTCCCAAAGCATCCCCCTCTCCAAGGGACTGTCGCCTGGGCCTGATTCTCTCTGTTCCCAGAATGGTGCTTCTTCTGCCCTGTCTCTTCAGGTTATATAGGACCTTGAGTTGATGCGATGCTAATCTGGCTTGCTGTCCTCTCCAGAAAGTGATTCTGGCCCAGTCATTTCACTATAGGTCATTTTAAGGAGGAGGACTAGTGCCGGCATATCCATTAGGTTGTTTGTGTTTCTACACGTTTCACTCATCACCATGGTATCTAGGTCCGCTTTACTTTATTTGTAcaagcagttttttttctctcaccttcCCACACATTTCATTATTATCTGTAGCAGCAGTATTATCATACTTGtaggaaaacaaaggcaaaaagaaatggTTGAAGAAACCCTTTTTTCTGAAGTTGATGGGCTTCATGGTCATTCATGGTTTTTGTTGAATATTCTTGGAGTGCACTCATACCACAGAGATGTGGCAATAGCTCTGTGCTCAAATCAATATTATTTCTAGATACTACAAATGACAGTCCTAAGAATAAAGAGTACAAGATCACTGTGGCCAGAATAGAATGAGAAGGTACTACCTTCTAGCCAGTTGCAATAGAAGAAACAGGACTTATTTCCTTAGCAGAAGTAGATACTTGGCTTTTGAGAAATAGGGATGTGTCGGAAAGTATTCTAAGGCGGCAGGCACCTTCAGCAATCAGAGGACAAATACATTCTCATGAAGTATTCTGAACACTGAGAATTCTTCAAAATGCTGTTCTCTTCCGACAAGTATAACTAACCTTGCTGCCATCCTCTAGTTAgacagctgctgtttctgaaatgttttgcatTGGGGTATCTTGGTGACGACAGTATTTGACACAATGTGGGTTAGGTGTCAGCCACATAGCAATTGCTTTTAAGCTCAGAATAATGCATCGTGCTCTCCCACACTTTCAGGCTGATGatcagtagaagaaaaaaaaaaaggtttgtgggATTGCACGGGGATGGTGGAACCTTAAAATGAAAGGAGTAATTGCCCATCCTAATTCCCAGAGATGGCCTAAATTAAATACTAGATACTTTTAAGTGCATTCCTGTTTTCCATTCCAAATGCAGAACAATGTTTGGAATTCAGCTGTTACCAAAGGAAGATACAGACATAAGAAAAgatcattcatttaaaataattaaaactgtcTCTTTTGCCTGGTTTTATCTGGTAGTTGTAAATTAAATCCAGTTATTCCCCTTTCTTTGTGATGATTTTACATTCATATGTTTAAAATTTGGGGTTTCCATGTTCATGATCtaaagaaaagttcaaaaaagAGACTGCAGCTCCATTTTTTAACGGGGAAAGAGAAAATCACATTGAAAATCAACATTTAAATAATGGCACAGATGCATACAGGCAGGGAAATAGATAGCTACAATGGAAACGTGC
This genomic interval from Struthio camelus isolate bStrCam1 chromosome 2, bStrCam1.hap1, whole genome shotgun sequence contains the following:
- the PSMA8 gene encoding proteasome subunit alpha-type 8, translated to MSGRCKEGPPPPPARSRAPRNQQQREAAAIREERAAPGGRGEGAAAHRASPSLPRRGKVKGGRVFFLPLRHGEGESIRRWPPPWVSEKQKEQESAPLRLNVASVSHEAFLATPFPSWRWLEFEGWIQLCFGLEEKCVAKLQEERSANIICNNAKTVHEFLEKHHREEATATHKGTMKLAIRAVLEIFSAKDNETQVAEREKEEEESEKKKKKNI